In Thunnus thynnus chromosome 4, fThuThy2.1, whole genome shotgun sequence, a genomic segment contains:
- the inavab gene encoding innate immunity activator b isoform X1 yields the protein MEGNGEISDTDSGIILHSGSDSPTSHTKDVTTHTRAMKLKHQALQDRLEICILELKKLCIREAELTGQLPKDYPLLPGEKPPQIRRRIGAAFKLDEQSIPRGAEESELNLVDAELSLQMKIYEAARKLCEEDHLSKAVKRSRLQQCKREEKKLKQLQEAAFHLRLEHGRSSPLPAFNITQQDLGTSDDSSLSDSVVQDEEVTSQSSGLPYPGETDPPQPLPVSSLSSIDGSCLSPSVAPQPLPLTPCQSPHPSLDSTLSLNSSPTYDPPPIQHSPWTESSLDKPYQKSKKSRSSSNTSSPAKTELLPPLEACLAHSALPLQLSHLRLCRTQSSSAPSTPEMRVHRQLSLRLSNPDSSFGPEKERGRTRGPRRRLTEYAITLPGTPPPTVNYGNLASSEDSNSEHSFTSYTSSPCQELPCDLPKQYQSAFPHSSPVGSYGPQLFQRTGFYHNPRNQSSPSIHEYYNEEMIYSPDADMTRSYYAQQAPCPSNRYDYRYKEAAVPLQRAQRPLPPDIRLSPSPAQWDHPHYRSGGLPRQVVNEQLKSWHWRSQIKTPRARSLDRQGAVRVKNMSARESPCYQNQKYHEQVMQRRALQRAADDTQGHWVGLEDGSHYVSQL from the exons ATGGAAGGCAACGGAGAGATCAGTGATACGGACAGCGGGATCATCCTTCATTCag GCTCTGACAGCCCAACATCCCACACGAAGGATGTGACCACACACACGCGAGCCATGAAGCTCAAGCACCAGGCACTCCAGGACCGGCTAGAGATCTGCATACTGGAGCTGAAGAAACTCTGCATCCGAGAAGCT GAGTTGACAGGCCAGCTGCCAAAAGATTATCCTCTACTGCCAGGAGAGAAGCCGCCGCAGATTCGCAGACGCATCGGTGCTGCTTTTAAACTGGATGAACAAAGCATCCCTCGAGGAGCAGAG GAGTCAGAACTGAATTTAGTGGATGCTGAGTTATCGCTGCAGATGAAGATATACGAGGCAGCGCGTAAGCTCTGCGAAGAAGACCACCTGAGTAAAGCTGTTAAAAGAAGCCGCTTGCAACAGTGCAAACGAGAGGAGAAGAAACTCAAGCAGCTACAAGAGGCGGCTTTTCACCTGCGACTGGAGCACGGTCGATCATCACCACTCCCTGCTTTTAATATTACACAACAAG ATCTGGGTACATCTGATGAcagctctctgtctgactctGTAGTTCAAGATGAAG AAGTGACGAGCCAGTCCTCAGGACTGCCTTATCCAGGAGAGACAGATCCCCCACAGCCGCTCCCCGTGTCTTCTCTGTCCTCCATAGACGGCTCCTGCCTGTCTCCATCTGTGGCTCCACAGCCACTGCCCCTGACCCCGTGCCAGTCTCCCCATCCGAGCCTCGACTCTACGCTGAGTCTAAACTCAAGCCCCACATACGACCCTCCTCCCATCCAGCATTCTCCGTGGACAGAGTCCAGTCTTGACAAACCATACCAGAAGAGCAAGAAGTCACGTTCCTCCAGCAACACCAG CAGTCCAGCCAAGACTGAATTGTTGCCACCATTGGAGGCTTGTTTGGCGCATTCTGCTCTGCCGCTGCAGCTTTCCCATCTGAGACTGTGCCGCACCCAGTCCAGCAGCGCACCCTCCACACCAGAGATGCGTGTGCACAGACAACTCTCCCTCAG GTTATCCAACCCTGACTCTTCATTTGGCCCAGAAAAGGAGCGCGGTCGCACCAGAGGTCCAAGGAGGCGACTGACAGAATATGCGATAACTTTACCAGGGACTCCTCCTCCTACAGTGAATTATGGAAACCTTGCTAGCTCTGAGGACAGCAACTCTGAACACTCATTTACATCTTACACCAGCTCCCCGTGTCAGGAATTGCCTTGTGATTTGCCCAAACAGTATCAGTCTGCATTCCCGCACTCTAGCCCAGTTGGCAGCTATGGACCTCAACTCTTCCAACGCACTGGCTTTTACCACAATCCCCGGAACCAGTCTAGTCCGAGTATTCACGAATATTACAACGAGGAAATGATCTACTCACCTGATGCGGACATGACAAGGAGCTATTACGCCCAACAGGCTCCTTGTCCTTCCAACAGATATGACTATCGGTACAAAGAGGCTGCTGTGCCCCTGCAGAGAGCGCAGAGGCCTTTACCCCCTGATATTAGACTCTCCCCCTCCCCGGCACAATGGGACCACCCACACTACCGTTCCGGTGGCCTCCCACGACAAGTGGTGAATGAACAGCTAAAATCGTGGCACTGGCGCAGTCAGATTAAAACTCCCAGGGCTCGTTCTCTTGACAGGCAGGGAGCAGTCAGAGTGAAAAACATGTCAGCTCGGGAGTCACCCTGCTACCAGAATCAGAAGTACCACGAACAG
- the inavab gene encoding innate immunity activator b isoform X2, producing the protein MEGNGEISDTDSGIILHSGSDSPTSHTKDVTTHTRAMKLKHQALQDRLEICILELKKLCIREAELTGQLPKDYPLLPGEKPPQIRRRIGAAFKLDEQSIPRGAEESELNLVDAELSLQMKIYEAARKLCEEDHLSKAVKRSRLQQCKREEKKLKQLQEAAFHLRLEHGRSSPLPAFNITQQDLGTSDDSSLSDSVVQDEEVTSQSSGLPYPGETDPPQPLPVSSLSSIDGSCLSPSVAPQPLPLTPCQSPHPSLDSTLSLNSSPTYDPPPIQHSPWTESSLDKPYQKSKKSRSSSNTSPAKTELLPPLEACLAHSALPLQLSHLRLCRTQSSSAPSTPEMRVHRQLSLRLSNPDSSFGPEKERGRTRGPRRRLTEYAITLPGTPPPTVNYGNLASSEDSNSEHSFTSYTSSPCQELPCDLPKQYQSAFPHSSPVGSYGPQLFQRTGFYHNPRNQSSPSIHEYYNEEMIYSPDADMTRSYYAQQAPCPSNRYDYRYKEAAVPLQRAQRPLPPDIRLSPSPAQWDHPHYRSGGLPRQVVNEQLKSWHWRSQIKTPRARSLDRQGAVRVKNMSARESPCYQNQKYHEQVMQRRALQRAADDTQGHWVGLEDGSHYVSQL; encoded by the exons ATGGAAGGCAACGGAGAGATCAGTGATACGGACAGCGGGATCATCCTTCATTCag GCTCTGACAGCCCAACATCCCACACGAAGGATGTGACCACACACACGCGAGCCATGAAGCTCAAGCACCAGGCACTCCAGGACCGGCTAGAGATCTGCATACTGGAGCTGAAGAAACTCTGCATCCGAGAAGCT GAGTTGACAGGCCAGCTGCCAAAAGATTATCCTCTACTGCCAGGAGAGAAGCCGCCGCAGATTCGCAGACGCATCGGTGCTGCTTTTAAACTGGATGAACAAAGCATCCCTCGAGGAGCAGAG GAGTCAGAACTGAATTTAGTGGATGCTGAGTTATCGCTGCAGATGAAGATATACGAGGCAGCGCGTAAGCTCTGCGAAGAAGACCACCTGAGTAAAGCTGTTAAAAGAAGCCGCTTGCAACAGTGCAAACGAGAGGAGAAGAAACTCAAGCAGCTACAAGAGGCGGCTTTTCACCTGCGACTGGAGCACGGTCGATCATCACCACTCCCTGCTTTTAATATTACACAACAAG ATCTGGGTACATCTGATGAcagctctctgtctgactctGTAGTTCAAGATGAAG AAGTGACGAGCCAGTCCTCAGGACTGCCTTATCCAGGAGAGACAGATCCCCCACAGCCGCTCCCCGTGTCTTCTCTGTCCTCCATAGACGGCTCCTGCCTGTCTCCATCTGTGGCTCCACAGCCACTGCCCCTGACCCCGTGCCAGTCTCCCCATCCGAGCCTCGACTCTACGCTGAGTCTAAACTCAAGCCCCACATACGACCCTCCTCCCATCCAGCATTCTCCGTGGACAGAGTCCAGTCTTGACAAACCATACCAGAAGAGCAAGAAGTCACGTTCCTCCAGCAACACCAG TCCAGCCAAGACTGAATTGTTGCCACCATTGGAGGCTTGTTTGGCGCATTCTGCTCTGCCGCTGCAGCTTTCCCATCTGAGACTGTGCCGCACCCAGTCCAGCAGCGCACCCTCCACACCAGAGATGCGTGTGCACAGACAACTCTCCCTCAG GTTATCCAACCCTGACTCTTCATTTGGCCCAGAAAAGGAGCGCGGTCGCACCAGAGGTCCAAGGAGGCGACTGACAGAATATGCGATAACTTTACCAGGGACTCCTCCTCCTACAGTGAATTATGGAAACCTTGCTAGCTCTGAGGACAGCAACTCTGAACACTCATTTACATCTTACACCAGCTCCCCGTGTCAGGAATTGCCTTGTGATTTGCCCAAACAGTATCAGTCTGCATTCCCGCACTCTAGCCCAGTTGGCAGCTATGGACCTCAACTCTTCCAACGCACTGGCTTTTACCACAATCCCCGGAACCAGTCTAGTCCGAGTATTCACGAATATTACAACGAGGAAATGATCTACTCACCTGATGCGGACATGACAAGGAGCTATTACGCCCAACAGGCTCCTTGTCCTTCCAACAGATATGACTATCGGTACAAAGAGGCTGCTGTGCCCCTGCAGAGAGCGCAGAGGCCTTTACCCCCTGATATTAGACTCTCCCCCTCCCCGGCACAATGGGACCACCCACACTACCGTTCCGGTGGCCTCCCACGACAAGTGGTGAATGAACAGCTAAAATCGTGGCACTGGCGCAGTCAGATTAAAACTCCCAGGGCTCGTTCTCTTGACAGGCAGGGAGCAGTCAGAGTGAAAAACATGTCAGCTCGGGAGTCACCCTGCTACCAGAATCAGAAGTACCACGAACAG